The following coding sequences are from one Gossypium raimondii isolate GPD5lz chromosome 4, ASM2569854v1, whole genome shotgun sequence window:
- the LOC105779096 gene encoding germin-like protein 9-3 produces MASRIPTMKLLSLVLSSFVTVQIALASDPDILSDFLVPANQNNVGGGFFTYTGMRVLVNQSSFPANFTILKASMVEFPALNGQSVSYAVLQYPASSLNPPHTHLRAAELLFLVDGSLEVGFVYTTNKLFTQSLQAGNMFIFPKGLVHYQYNADPNNPAIAISSFGSANAGTVSLPKTLFATNIDDTILAKSFKTDVSTIQALKAGLAS; encoded by the coding sequence ATGGCTTCAAGGATTCCCACCATGAAATTGCTTTCCCTTGTGTTATCTTCATTTGTCACTGTCCAAATAGCCCTGGCTAGTGATCCTGATATTCTTTCTGATTTTTTAGTCCCTGCAAACCAAAATAACGTTGGTGGAGGCTTCTTCACGTACACAGGGATGCGAGTCCTCGTCAATCAAAGCTccttccctgcaaatttcaCGATTCTGAAAGCTAGCATGGTGGAATTCCCAGCACTAAATGGTCAAAGTGTGTCCTACGCCGTTCTTCAATACCCTGCAAGCTCTCTCAACCCTCCACACACTCATCTTCGTGCCGCCGAGCTGCTTTTCCTCGTTGATGGGAGCCTGGAAGTTGGTTTTGTCTACACAACGAACAAGCTTTTCACTCAGAGTCTACAAGCCGGCAACATGTTTATCTTCCCTAAAGGGTTAGTGCACTATCAGTACAACGCGGATCCCAATAACCCAGCTATCGCGATTTCTTCGTTTGGAAGTGCAAATGCAGGAACTGTATCGCTCCCTAAGACCCTTTTTGCCACCAACATCGACGACACTATATTGGCTAAATCCTTCAAAACTGATGTTTCTACCATTCAAGCTCTCAAGGCTGGTCTTGCATCCTAG
- the LOC105779992 gene encoding pentatricopeptide repeat-containing protein At1g11900 isoform X2 has translation MDPFLNFKISMVAASRCFNILLRCKTTFIFNSSLVRGLGNRVSIPHYRPHNYFTCVHLFCPIVSKIVGNYNSLATQAARDDEGMADEFLNQILATYRNAPNSTAERNQIDLSFRIFKDLLVFHGPLTLTCYLNLARACADTNDCTALIRYVKQVSDLAFPNNMIVINRIIFAFGECRQIEKALLVFNQIKGFGCKPNVITYNTILDILGRAGRVDEMVLEFTSMKEAGFVPDFITYNTLLNNLRRVGRLDMCLVFFREMDDSGVEPDLLTYREMIEAFGRSGNTGEALRLFNDMKQRKIRPSIYIYRSLVDILKKAGKVDLAMSISQEMNSSTPDLFGSKDFKRKRR, from the exons ATGGAtcctttcttaaatttcaaaatttcaatggTCGCTGCTTCAAGGTGCTTCAACATTCTCCTTCGATGCAAAACCACTTTCATCTTCAATTCCAGTCTGGTCCGAGGTTTAGGTAACCGTGTATCGATTCCACATTATCGTCCCCAT AATTACTTCACTTGTGTCCACCTGTTTTGCCCTATTGTAAGCAAAATCGTCGGAAATTACAACTCGCTTGCAACTCAGGCTGCTCGAGATGATGAAGGAATGGCTGATGAATTCTTGAACCAAATCCTCGCTACCTATCGAAACGCGCCGAATTCAA CTGCTGAAAGAAATCAGATTGACCTTTCGTTTCGGATATTCAAAGATTTATTAGTTTTTCATGGACCCTTGACCTTAACTTGTTATCTTAACCTTGCAAGGGCTTGTGCTGATACTAATGACTGTACAGCATTGATTAGATATGTCAAGCAAGTGTCGGATTTAGCTTTCCCGAATAACATGATTGTTATAAATCGAATCATCTTTGCCTTTGGTGAATGTAGGCAGATAGAGAAGGCTCTTTTGGTATTTAATCAGATTAAGGGTTTTGGATGTAAGCCCAATGTAATAACATATAATACTATTTTGGATATCTTGGGTCGTGCTGGTCGGGTGGATGAAATGGTCCTTGAGTTTACTTCTATGAAGGAAGCTGGCTTTGTTCCAGATTTTATTACTTATAATACATTGTTGAACAATTTGAGGAGGGTTGGGAGATTGGATATGTGCTTAGTGTTTTTTAGAGAAATGGATGATAGTGGAGTTGAACCAGATTTGCTTACTTACAGAGAAATGATTGAGGCATTTGGCCGATCAGGGAACACTGGAGAAGCATTAAGACTCTTTAATGATATGAAACAGAGGAAGATACGCCCGTCAATCTACATATATCGATCCCTAGTTGACATTTTGAAGAAAGCAGGAAAGGTGGATTTGGCAATGTCGATTTCACAGGAGATGAATTCATCTACTCCAGACTTGTTTGGTTCGAAGGATTTCAAACGAAAACGTAGGTAG
- the LOC105779992 gene encoding pentatricopeptide repeat-containing protein At1g11900 isoform X1: protein MDPFLNFKISMVAASRCFNILLRCKTTFIFNSSLVRGLGNRVSIPHYRPHNYFTCVHLFCPIVSKIVGNYNSLATQAARDDEGMADEFLNQILATYRNAPNSSKERCNAYVHKLCKAGNLSTAIRLLQSLRDNNIFIPNAYNTLLAAAAERNQIDLSFRIFKDLLVFHGPLTLTCYLNLARACADTNDCTALIRYVKQVSDLAFPNNMIVINRIIFAFGECRQIEKALLVFNQIKGFGCKPNVITYNTILDILGRAGRVDEMVLEFTSMKEAGFVPDFITYNTLLNNLRRVGRLDMCLVFFREMDDSGVEPDLLTYREMIEAFGRSGNTGEALRLFNDMKQRKIRPSIYIYRSLVDILKKAGKVDLAMSISQEMNSSTPDLFGSKDFKRKRR from the exons ATGGAtcctttcttaaatttcaaaatttcaatggTCGCTGCTTCAAGGTGCTTCAACATTCTCCTTCGATGCAAAACCACTTTCATCTTCAATTCCAGTCTGGTCCGAGGTTTAGGTAACCGTGTATCGATTCCACATTATCGTCCCCAT AATTACTTCACTTGTGTCCACCTGTTTTGCCCTATTGTAAGCAAAATCGTCGGAAATTACAACTCGCTTGCAACTCAGGCTGCTCGAGATGATGAAGGAATGGCTGATGAATTCTTGAACCAAATCCTCGCTACCTATCGAAACGCGCCGAATTCAAGTAAGGAAAGGTGTAATGCTTATGTTCATAAGCTCTGCAAAGCAGGGAATCTTTCTACGGCTATTAGATTACTGCAATCTTTGCGTGATAATAATATATTCATCCCCAATGCATATAATACACTTTTGGCTGCAGCTGCTGAAAGAAATCAGATTGACCTTTCGTTTCGGATATTCAAAGATTTATTAGTTTTTCATGGACCCTTGACCTTAACTTGTTATCTTAACCTTGCAAGGGCTTGTGCTGATACTAATGACTGTACAGCATTGATTAGATATGTCAAGCAAGTGTCGGATTTAGCTTTCCCGAATAACATGATTGTTATAAATCGAATCATCTTTGCCTTTGGTGAATGTAGGCAGATAGAGAAGGCTCTTTTGGTATTTAATCAGATTAAGGGTTTTGGATGTAAGCCCAATGTAATAACATATAATACTATTTTGGATATCTTGGGTCGTGCTGGTCGGGTGGATGAAATGGTCCTTGAGTTTACTTCTATGAAGGAAGCTGGCTTTGTTCCAGATTTTATTACTTATAATACATTGTTGAACAATTTGAGGAGGGTTGGGAGATTGGATATGTGCTTAGTGTTTTTTAGAGAAATGGATGATAGTGGAGTTGAACCAGATTTGCTTACTTACAGAGAAATGATTGAGGCATTTGGCCGATCAGGGAACACTGGAGAAGCATTAAGACTCTTTAATGATATGAAACAGAGGAAGATACGCCCGTCAATCTACATATATCGATCCCTAGTTGACATTTTGAAGAAAGCAGGAAAGGTGGATTTGGCAATGTCGATTTCACAGGAGATGAATTCATCTACTCCAGACTTGTTTGGTTCGAAGGATTTCAAACGAAAACGTAGGTAG
- the LOC105779991 gene encoding external alternative NAD(P)H-ubiquinone oxidoreductase B1, mitochondrial encodes MTILSFFTRASRAFNGYPASAKLLLLCTLSLSGGGVVAYSEAQVDASKTSVQVNEKDCKKKRVVVLGTGWAGISFLKDLDVSAYDVQVVSPRNYFAFTPLLPSVTCGTVEARSIVEPVRNIIKKRNGEIQFWEAECMKIDAANKKLLCRYTVENNLVGNDEFSLEYDYLVLAVGAQVNTFNTPGVLENCHFLKEVEDAQKIRRTVIDCFEKAVLPGLSEEERRINLHFVIVGGGPTGVEFAAELHDFVQEDLVNLYPSVKDMVKITVIQSGDHILNMFDERISSFAEQKFRRDGIEVQTGSRVISVSDKEITMKLKAKGEICSVPHGLVVWSTGVETRPFVKDFMGQIGQANRRVLATDEWLRVKGCEDVYALGDCATINQRKVMEDIAAIFKAADKDNSGFLTVEEFKDVIDDILERYPQVEHYLKSKHLRDVTDLMKDSEGNDIDEVDIEGFKLALCQADSQVKNLPATAQVAAQQGAYLSKCFNRKSKWKDNPEGPRRFRGSGRHQFHPFQYKHLGQFAPLGGEQAAAELPGDWVSVGRSTQWLWYSVYASKQVSWRTRVLVVSDWTRRFIFGRDSSRI; translated from the exons ATGACAATCCTGTCTTTCTTCACCAGAGCTTCACGGGCTTTCAATGGCTACCCTGCTTCTGCCAAGCTTTTGCTTCTCTGTACTCTCAGTCTCAG TGGTGGAGGTGTTGTGGCTTACTCAGAAGCACAAGTAGATGCTAGCAAAACTAGTGTTCAAGTGAACGAAAAAGATTGCAAGAAAAAGAGAGTGGTGGTTCTTGGAACGGGATGGGCCGGTATTAGTTTCCTTAAAGATCTTGATGTTTCGGCTTACGATGTTCAGGTTGTTTCACCCCGGAATTATTTTGCATTCACCCCATTGTTGCCTAGTGTCACCTGTGGAACGGTTGAAGCACGGAGCATTGTAGAGCCTGTTCGAAACATTATAAAGAAG AGAAATGGAGAAATACAGTTTTGGGAAGCTGAATGTATGAAGATTGATGCTGCAAACAAGAAACTTTTGTGCCGGTATACTGTGGAAAATAACTTGGTGGGAAATGATGAATTCTCTTTGGAATATGACTATTTGGTTCTAGCAGTGGGAGCACAAGTAAATACATTTAACACCCCTGGTGTCCTTGAGAACTGCCACTTTCTGAAG GAAGTCGAGGATGCACAGAAGATACGGAGGACCGTTATTGACTGCTTTGAAAAGGCTGTCCTTCCTGGACTAAGTGAAGAAGAACGAAGGATAAACCTTCATTTTGTAATTGTTGGAGGGGGACCTACTGGCGTGGAGTTTGCAGCAGAGTTGCATGACTTTGTTCAGGAGGATTTGGTCAACTTATATCCTTCGGTTAAAGATATGGTGAAAATAACTGTGATTCAATCAGGGGACCATATTCTGAATAT GTTTGATGAACGAATAAGTAGTTTCGCTGAGCAAAAATTTCGAAGAGATGGTATCGAAGTTCAAACTGGATCTCGTGTTATTAGTGTTTCCGATAAGGAAATCACTATGAAGCTCAAGGCGAAAGGAGAGATTTGTTCTGTACCTCATGGATTGGTTGTTTGGTCCACTGGTGTTGAGACTCGCCCTTTTGTGAAGGACTTCATGGGGCAAATTGGGCAG GCTAACAGACGTGTTCTAGCAACCGATGAATGGTTGCGAGTAAAAGGATGTGAAGATGTGTATGCCCTTGGTGATTGCGCCACTATAAATCAGCGTAAAGTCATG GAAGATATCGCTGCCATATTTAAGGCTGCAGATAAAGATAACTCTGGTTTCTTAACCGTTGAGGAATTCAAAGATGTTATAGACGATATCCTTGAGAGGTATCCGCAAGTGGAACACTATTTGAAGAGCAAGCACCTGAGGGATGTAACTGATCTGATGAAAGATTCCGAGGGGAATGATATAGATGAAGTGGACATTGAAGGATTTAAGCTAGCCCTTTGTCAAGCTGATTCACAAGTGAAGAATCTGCCTGCAACAGCTCAG GTTGCGGCACAACAAGGTGCATATCTTTCTAAATGCTTCAACCGCAAGTCTAAGTGGAAAGATAATCCTGAAGGCCCACGGCGTTTTAGAGGGTCTGGTCGTCATCAATTCCATCCATTTCA ATACAAACACCTTGGGCAATTTGCTCCTTTAGGAGGGGAGCAAGCAGCTGCTGAGCTGCCTGGGGACTGGGTTTCCGTGGGTCGTAGCACACAGTGGCTCTGGTACTCTGTATATGCAAG CAAACAAGTGAGCTGGCGTACTCGGGTGTTGGTGGTATCCGATTGGACTCGAAGATTCATTTTCGGAAGAGATTCAAGCCGCATTTGA